A stretch of the Corythoichthys intestinalis isolate RoL2023-P3 chromosome 22, ASM3026506v1, whole genome shotgun sequence genome encodes the following:
- the LOC130910515 gene encoding zinc finger and BTB domain-containing protein 26-like, translating into MEMLCFRLPGHGDMTLKHMNSLRSRQHFCDVTILTSNNQTFRGHKVVLAACSPFLRDQFLLSPSSKLQVSMLHSSSVMCDLLQSCYTGVIQFKPEEIVNYLTAASYLQMEYIVERCRDALKQYMELKNPNPLKITTEERAPQPVIVSGSIHSMASSPGGRPSPMRSPEVHLVEQDSSRHNDGSPLAEKTCVKDDAADQGRDPVFQVYISDEEHGKFKVEEAEAPADDVKNARSPATEGAVGGERIEYDLNPIVEGPGADLFSREGPRALRNRLSEPGRGRGRAITRGFKRRRWVSSQEKKSPRSASQDLWYLAGTAGNSGTDVTEGLKTGSFFPIDLPRLDLSLDDSQPDRSLPLAGNSASHFAVDESGNTEGSCGLNAGTSEGAGDESVAVVGSTSSVTGPVICEHCGVTCPSTHALALHYCSAHQVYSCPFCDKQFHHSYNLNRHMALHRGNGKPHQCPLCSKGFTQRSTLIDHMNLHSGERPHRCAYCHARFAHKPALRRHLKEQHGKTTVQNSIYEQEEQERSLRRIREEAQECPVTEQT; encoded by the exons ATGGAGATGCTGTGTTTCCGCTTGCCCGGCCACGGCGACATGACTCTCAAACACATGAATTCTTTGAGATCTCGCCAGCACTtttgtgacgtcaccattttgaccAGCAACAACCAAACGTTCAGAGGCCATAAGGTTGTGCTGGCTGCTTGTTCCCCCTTTTTGAGAGACCAGTTCCTTCTCAGCCCCTCTTCTAAGCTTCAG GTGTCAATGCTGCACAGCTCCTCAGTCATGTGTGATCTTCTACAGTCCTGCTACACTGGCGTTATACAGTTCAAACCAGAGGAGATAGTGAACTACTTGACTGCTGCAAGCTATCTACAGATGGAGTATATTGTAGAGCGCTGCCGGGACGCGCTAAAACAGTACATGGAGCTTAAGAACCCTAATCCACTGAAG ATAACGACAGAGGAGCGAGCGCCTCAGCCTGTGATTGTGAGTGGCAGCATTCATTCCATGGCGTCATCCCCAGGCGGACGACCTTCTCCCATGCGCAGCCCTGAAGTACACTTGGTGGAACAAGACAGCAGTCGGCACAATGATGGCAGTCCTTTGGCAGAAAAAACATGCGTGAAG GATGATGCGGCAGACCAGGGACGAGACCCGGTGTTCCAAGTTTACATCTCAGACGAAGAACACGGCAAGTTCAAGGTGGAGGAGGCGGAAGCTCCCGCCGATGACGTTAAAAATGCCCGTTCCCCTGCAACAGAGGGGGCGGTGGGAGGAGAACGCATTGAATACGACTTGAATCCCATCGTCGAAGGTCCCGGCGCGGACCTTTTCTCAAGGGAAGGACCGCGCGCCTTGAGAAACAGGTTATCTGAACCCGGCCGAGGCCGAGGGAGAGCGATAACGAGAGGTTTTAAGAGGAGACGGTGGGTGTCATCCCAGGAGAAAAAATCTCCACGATCGGCCTCGCAGGATTTGTGGTATCTCGCAGGGACGGCGGGGAACTCCGGGACGGACGTAACCGAAGGGCTTAAGACGGGAAGTTTTTTTCCGATCGACCTCCCGAGACTGGATTTAAGTTTAGACGACTCTCAGCCGGATAGGTCTTTGCCACTAGCCGGCAATAGCGCGTCGCATTTTGCCGTGGACGAGTCGGGCAATACCGAGGGGAGCTGCGGGTTGAACGCCGGTACGAGCGAGGGAGCGGGAGACGAGTCCGTGGCCGTGGTGGGCTCCACGTCCAGCGTCACCGGACCGGTTATCTGCGAGCACTGCGGCGTGACGTGCCCCTCTACTCACGCCCTGGCCTTGCACTACTGCTCCGCTCACCAGGTGTACTCTTGCCCCTTCTGCGACAAGCAGTTCCACCACTCGTACAACCTGAATCGACACATGGCCTTGCACCGCGGCAACGGAAAACCTCACCAGTGCCCGCTTTGCTCCAAGGGTTTCACGCAGAGGTCCACGCTCATCGACCACATGAACCTGCACAGCGGCGAGCGCCCGCACCGCTGCGCATACTGCCACGCCCGCTTCGCCCACAAGCCCGCTTTACGGCGCCACCTGAAGGAGCAACACGGCAAAACCACAGTGCAGAATTCCATCTACGAACAGGAGGAGCAAGAGCGATCGCTCAGGAGGATACGAGAAGAAGCGCAGGAATGTCCGGTGACTGAGCAAACATGA
- the nelfe gene encoding negative elongation factor E, with translation MVAFPASLTEEEEALQKKYAKLKKKKKALLALKKQNTTNQANPSGLKRTLSDQPVVDTATATEQAKMLIKSGAISAIKSENKNSGFKRSRMLEIKLKDPEKGPVPAFLPFQRSVSTDEEQPESGRRSHRKSLYESFVSSSDRYRDEEDGGGMSSNREMDRDRERDRERERDRDRERERDRDRERDRERERERDRERERDRDRERDRDRERDRDRERDRANEREKDRERDRGGEMDREREGDRERDGTFRRSDSYPERRVRKGNTVYVYGSGLSEDSMRSAFAQHGNIIDLSMDNPRNCAFITFEKMESADQAVAELNGSTVGDVHVKVSIARKQPMLDAATGKSVWASLAVHNSTKGSYRDKRNQVVYSEDFL, from the exons ATGGTGGCTTTTCCAGCTTCCCTTACAGAGGAAGAAGAGGCTTTGCAAAAGAAGTATGCTAAGCTCaagaaaaag AAAAAAGCACTGCTTGCTCTCAAGAAGCAGAATACTACCAATCAAGCAAATCCGAGTGGATTAAAACGGA CACTGTCAGATCAGCCTGTTGTCGACACGGCGACGGCAACCGAGCAAGCCAAGATGTTAATCAAGTCAGGTGCCATCAGCGCCATAAAGTCAGAGAACAAAAACTCTGGTTTTAAACGTTCTCGTATGCTGGAGATAAAACTAAAG GACCCTGAAAAAGGGCCAGTTCCAGCTTTCCTACCATTCCAAAGGAGCGTTTCTACAGATGAAGAGCAACCTGAG TCTGGAAGGAGATCCCATAGGAAGTCACTATATGAAAG CTTCGTCAGTTCGAGTGACAGATACCGCGATGAGGAAGACGGAGGCGGAATGTCCTCCAACCGAGAGATGGACAGAGACCGCGAGCGAGATCGGGAGAGGGAGCGCGATCGCGACAGAGAGCGAGAACGGGACAGGGACCGCGAGCGGGATAGAGAGCGAGAACGGGAGCGGGACAGAGAACGGGAGCGGGACAGGGATCGAGAACGGGACAGGGATCGAGAACGGGACAGGGATCGGGAACGGGACAGGGCCAACGAACGGGAAAAGGACAGGGAAAGAGATCGCGGCGGTGAGATGGATCGGGAACGTGAGGGAGACCGAGAGCGAGATGGCACGTTCAGAA GGTCGGATTCATATCCCgagcgcagagtgagaaaagggAATACGGTGTACGTTTATGGCTCAGGGTTGTCCGAAGACAGTATGCGCTCTGCTTTTGCTCAACATGGAAATATCATCGACCTATCCATGGACAACCCACGCAA TTGTGCATTCATTACTTTTGAGAAGATGGAGTCTGCAGACCAGGCAGTCGCTGAG CTGAACGGGAGCACAGTCGGAGACGTTCACGTTAAAGTCAGCATTGCCAGAAAGCAACCCATGTTGGATGCCGCCACTGGGAAGTCCGTGTGGGCTTCTCTGG CTGTGCATAACAGCACCAAAGGCTCTTACAGGGATAAGAGGAACCAGGTCGTGTACAGTGAAGATTTCCTGTAG